The region GCGAAGTCGATGTGTCTGCATGGCAATACCATTGCCCGCATGTCATATCTGGATGTACAAAAAGATTTAATAAACGGCTCTTTGATTGAAGTCCTGCCTGAGTGGAAATTACAACCATTTAGGCTTTATGCAGTTATGCCAAAACGTGAACAACAACCTACAAAAATTCTCCGTTGTCTTGATACCTTGAAACAATATTTTGGCCAGCTTTCTGGCGGACGTTTGTTGCAAATCGCATCATAAACTGCAAAGAATTAAAAAAGCCGCTTGATGCGGCTTTTTGTGTATCTGGCGTCTAAGAAATTAGGCCAGATATGCTTTGATCATTTTAACCAGACGATCGATCAGTTGATCGGCCTGTTCCTGAGTAATGTTCAGGGTAGGTAGCAGACGTACCACATTGCCGGCAGTTACGTTGATAATGGTTTTATATTCATCACGCGCAATATCCACCAGTTCGCCACACGCTTTTGGCAATTCAATACCGATCATCAAACCAAAACCACGAACTGTGACATTCTGATCACCAAGCTGGCTGCGGAGTTGCTCAACGATATAAGCACCTTTTTCAGCTGCATTCACCACGATATTTTCTTTTTGCATAATATCGATAATGGTATAAACCACGCGTGAACCCAATGCAGTACCGCTATAAGTCGAACCGTGGTTGCCCGCAGTCAAAACACCGACACCACGACCTTGAGTCATCACAGCACCAATCGGGAAGCCATTGCCCAGACCTTTAGCTGTGGTCAGTACATCCGGCACAATACTGGTGTGCTGATAAGCAAAATATTTACCGGTACGGCCATTACCTGTTTGTACTTCATCCAGCATCATCAACCAGTTGTGCTGATTACATATCTGATGGATTTCTTCTAGGTAGCTAAAGCCTTGCGGTGCAGTATTGACACCACCTTCACCCTGAATCGGTTCAACCAGAATAGCGACGATATCTGGATGATTGATCGCAGCTTCTTCGATAGCTTCAATATCACCAAAAGGTACGCGAATAAAGCCTTCAACCAATGGTCCAAAACCTTCCTGAACTTTTTTGTTACCTGTTGCTGAAAGGGTAGCCATGGTACGACCGTGGAACGAGCGATCAGCAACAATGATTTTTGGCGTAGCGATGCCTTGCATATGACCAAATTTACGTGCAATCTTGATTGCACCTTCATTGGATTCTGCACCGCTATTCGAGAAGAAAATTTCTTCCATACCTGAAACTTCAGCCAGTTTTTGTGCAGCAGCAGTCTGCCATGGCACTTCAAACAGGTTGCTGGTGTGAATCAGGGTTGCAGCCTGTTCTGCAATTGCTTCAGCAAGTACAGGGTGGGCATGACCCAGGCCACATACTGCAATACCGGTCAGAGCATCGAAATACTTAGTACCATCTTCAGTATAAAGATAAGCACCTTGTCCTCGGACAAAACTGATCGGCTGACGGCCAAATACCGGCATCAAGTGTGAAGGTTGATCAGTTTGCACAGGAGCAAGGGTAATGTTCTTCATGACTAACTCTTATCTGTTAGGTGGATTGAAAATTGAAGTCAAAGATGCCATATATAGACACAACGACAGAACCTATATAAGCAAAATCTCAAACAGAATAAAAGCTGAATTGTAAATAAAACATGAAATATTGTTTTATACATGCTGTTTTAGTTCATTTTGAGTATAATGCGAAGCAGATTTATTGAGGATATATCAATGACTGAACAAGCACGCGATACAGAAGCGTTAATTCGTGACCAAATTGCCAAACACGCAGTACTTCTTTATATGAAAGGCACACCACAATTCCCACAATGTGGTTTTTCTGCTCGTGCAGTTGAAGCACTCAGTCAAATTGGTCGTCCATTCGCTTATGTGAATATTCTGGAAAATCCAGATATTCGCGCAACTCTTCCAGTAATTGCAAACTGG is a window of Acinetobacter sp. ASP199 DNA encoding:
- the grxD gene encoding Grx4 family monothiol glutaredoxin, encoding MTEQARDTEALIRDQIAKHAVLLYMKGTPQFPQCGFSARAVEALSQIGRPFAYVNILENPDIRATLPVIANWPTFPQLWINGELIGGSDIMLDMFQKGELKSLVEQYSPAPEA
- a CDS encoding aspartate aminotransferase family protein, whose translation is MKNITLAPVQTDQPSHLMPVFGRQPISFVRGQGAYLYTEDGTKYFDALTGIAVCGLGHAHPVLAEAIAEQAATLIHTSNLFEVPWQTAAAQKLAEVSGMEEIFFSNSGAESNEGAIKIARKFGHMQGIATPKIIVADRSFHGRTMATLSATGNKKVQEGFGPLVEGFIRVPFGDIEAIEEAAINHPDIVAILVEPIQGEGGVNTAPQGFSYLEEIHQICNQHNWLMMLDEVQTGNGRTGKYFAYQHTSIVPDVLTTAKGLGNGFPIGAVMTQGRGVGVLTAGNHGSTYSGTALGSRVVYTIIDIMQKENIVVNAAEKGAYIVEQLRSQLGDQNVTVRGFGLMIGIELPKACGELVDIARDEYKTIINVTAGNVVRLLPTLNITQEQADQLIDRLVKMIKAYLA